In Nocardioides sp. zg-1228, a single window of DNA contains:
- a CDS encoding DUF58 domain-containing protein, whose protein sequence is MNDALEVLKPIGWLVLGLGLGALLVAAFTQWRELAVLGVGCLLLVVLALPFLLGRTSVSVDLRLQPERVAAGESVAAGVLVVNRASSRLVPTTLEVPVGSAVHRYGIRSLAPGAAHEESFTIRTERRGVIAVGPAMTRRGDPIGIFSRDVVWTPVREVLVRPPLVPMESLGAGLLRDLEGVSTDAVSQSDLAFHALREYVPGDDLRHIHWRSSAKVMASTGESALLVRQYLDTRRSHATIVVDDRLDSWSDPDDFETAMSVAASIAVRAVLDEFDVSFVCGSRASSGSDGHLALDAVCRADLGERGIVESGRQASMLAPDTSLAFLVGGSESPFTDLVRASAAFPPEVRRFGIVIDPRGNSRVTETLGLPVLHLAAKEDLGGLLRWSVR, encoded by the coding sequence TTGAACGACGCGCTCGAGGTCCTCAAGCCGATCGGCTGGCTGGTCCTCGGCCTGGGCCTGGGCGCGCTCCTGGTCGCCGCGTTCACGCAGTGGCGTGAGCTGGCGGTCCTCGGCGTGGGCTGCCTGCTGCTCGTCGTCCTCGCGCTGCCGTTCCTGCTCGGTCGCACGTCGGTGTCGGTCGACCTCCGGCTCCAGCCCGAGCGCGTCGCCGCGGGGGAGTCGGTCGCGGCGGGTGTGCTGGTGGTCAACCGGGCGTCCTCGCGGCTGGTCCCGACCACCCTCGAGGTCCCGGTCGGGTCGGCGGTGCACCGCTACGGCATCCGCTCGCTGGCGCCGGGTGCCGCCCACGAGGAGTCGTTCACGATCCGCACCGAGCGCCGTGGGGTGATCGCGGTCGGTCCCGCGATGACCCGGCGCGGCGACCCGATCGGCATCTTCTCCCGCGACGTGGTCTGGACGCCGGTGCGTGAGGTGCTGGTCCGTCCGCCGCTCGTGCCGATGGAGTCGCTCGGCGCCGGCCTGCTGCGCGACCTCGAGGGCGTCTCCACCGACGCGGTCAGCCAGAGCGACCTCGCCTTCCACGCCCTGCGCGAGTACGTCCCCGGCGACGACCTGCGCCACATCCACTGGCGCTCCTCGGCCAAGGTGATGGCCTCGACCGGCGAGTCGGCCCTGCTGGTGCGCCAGTACCTCGACACCCGGCGCAGCCACGCCACGATCGTCGTCGACGACCGGCTCGACTCCTGGTCGGACCCGGACGACTTCGAGACCGCGATGAGCGTCGCGGCGTCGATCGCCGTGCGGGCCGTGCTCGACGAGTTCGACGTGTCGTTCGTGTGCGGCAGCCGCGCCTCGTCGGGGTCCGACGGCCACCTCGCGCTCGACGCCGTGTGCCGCGCCGACCTCGGCGAGCGCGGCATCGTCGAGTCGGGGCGGCAGGCCAGCATGCTGGCGCCCGACACCAGCCTCGCGTTCCTCGTCGGCGGCAGCGAGTCGCCGTTCACCGACCTGGTGCGCGCCTCCGCCGCCTTCCCGCCGGAGGTGCGCCGCTTCGGCATCGTGATCGACCCCCGGGGCAACAGCCGCGTGACCGAGACCCTCGGGCTGCCCGTGCTCCACCTCGCCGCCAAGGAGGACCTCGGCGGCCTGCTGAGGTGGAGCGTGCGATGA
- a CDS encoding transglutaminase-like domain-containing protein, with protein sequence MSPESTTTGTRTRVRPHALVPDLHSWVDIAFTLALAAVALLAFGTSFTGATYLVVGMLGAVIAVVVTHLTRAAGWPVVSAVVICLVLFLVLGGPLGLRSLGDTYTLPGPTTLARVVDQAVFGWKDLLTTLPPVDGDGPLLVLPWLSGMVAGLVGLALAQRRPRRPWLAALLPVAGMTVVLAAVILLGVRRPQSLLLQGCVFTALALAWLALRARRASATVHGGTTSYVRGVGAVSMLALAAALAQPVSAIVVGDDSRRAVARNWVEPPFDIGRYPSPLAGFRKYVDLKGRADPANVYDKTLLDIEGVPAGTRVRFAAMDRYDGMVWGATDDALPGPADDSFQRVSSTIDNPVEGEPVAATVTLGEGWTGVWMPTVGALRSVSFETGDARATAEVFRYNLATSTAVVPTGLQSGDRYSFTAVSPDDELTDQTVGSAEVAPLPAGAAFIQGPSEKWTEGAGNDPMDRVLAAAEHLRTDGRYSDGIGRTERIYVAGHSTWRLSDEFVNAPQIVGNDEQYAATMALIANHIGVPARVVLGAVVPAGGRVTGKDVSAWVELRAADGSWRTLPTEAFMSTTPPADQVPETDTPMSGTVIPPPNPIPPPSDAGEQSDADLKERKATRKKKADEEDALIPGLPAWVGRVVTYVGLPLLAIALLLGAVVGVKALRRHRRRSAASPSARFVGAWRELVDHARDLGQPVPLGPTVTRREQSAGIVSAQAAVLARRADGFVFGPSAPEVAAATTYWESVDAERRAMSHEVTRWQRLRAAVSLRSLRRTTSSRDGDVGGAAPGPPPAPGRVTALARRVRGLTDWRSRRTPD encoded by the coding sequence ATGAGCCCCGAGAGCACCACGACCGGCACCCGCACCCGCGTGCGGCCCCACGCGCTCGTGCCCGACCTCCACTCGTGGGTCGACATCGCCTTCACCCTCGCGCTCGCCGCGGTGGCGCTGCTCGCGTTCGGCACCTCCTTCACCGGCGCGACCTACCTGGTCGTCGGGATGCTGGGTGCCGTCATCGCGGTCGTCGTCACGCACCTGACCCGGGCGGCCGGCTGGCCGGTCGTCTCGGCCGTCGTCATCTGCCTCGTGCTGTTCCTCGTGCTGGGCGGGCCGCTCGGCCTGCGCTCCCTCGGCGACACCTACACGCTGCCGGGGCCCACGACGCTGGCCCGGGTCGTCGACCAGGCGGTCTTCGGGTGGAAGGACCTGCTGACCACGCTCCCGCCGGTCGACGGCGACGGCCCGCTGCTGGTGCTGCCCTGGCTGTCCGGGATGGTCGCAGGACTGGTCGGCCTCGCCCTCGCGCAGCGGCGGCCGCGGCGGCCCTGGCTGGCCGCGCTCCTGCCCGTCGCGGGGATGACGGTGGTGCTCGCCGCCGTGATCCTGCTCGGCGTGCGCCGTCCCCAGTCCCTCCTGCTTCAGGGCTGCGTCTTCACCGCCCTCGCCCTCGCCTGGCTCGCCCTGCGCGCCCGCCGGGCGAGCGCGACCGTCCACGGCGGCACCACGTCGTACGTCCGCGGCGTGGGCGCGGTGTCGATGCTCGCGCTCGCGGCAGCGCTCGCCCAGCCCGTCAGCGCGATCGTCGTCGGCGACGACTCCCGGCGGGCGGTGGCCCGCAACTGGGTCGAGCCCCCCTTCGACATCGGCCGCTACCCCTCCCCGCTGGCCGGATTCCGCAAGTACGTCGACCTCAAGGGCCGCGCCGACCCCGCCAACGTCTACGACAAGACGCTGCTCGACATCGAGGGCGTCCCCGCCGGGACCCGGGTCAGGTTCGCCGCGATGGACCGCTACGACGGGATGGTGTGGGGCGCCACCGACGACGCGCTGCCCGGCCCGGCCGACGACTCCTTCCAGCGGGTCTCGTCCACCATCGACAACCCCGTCGAGGGCGAGCCGGTCGCCGCGACGGTGACGCTGGGGGAGGGGTGGACCGGCGTGTGGATGCCCACGGTCGGCGCGCTGCGGTCGGTGTCGTTCGAGACCGGCGACGCTCGCGCCACGGCCGAGGTGTTCCGCTACAACCTCGCCACCTCGACCGCGGTGGTCCCCACGGGCCTCCAGAGCGGTGACCGCTACTCCTTCACCGCGGTGAGCCCCGACGACGAGCTCACCGACCAGACCGTGGGCTCGGCCGAGGTCGCCCCGCTCCCGGCCGGCGCGGCGTTCATCCAGGGCCCGAGCGAGAAGTGGACCGAGGGTGCGGGCAACGACCCGATGGACCGGGTGCTCGCCGCGGCCGAGCACCTGCGCACGGACGGCAGGTACTCCGACGGCATCGGCCGCACCGAGCGCATCTACGTGGCCGGCCACAGCACCTGGCGGCTGTCCGACGAGTTCGTCAACGCCCCGCAGATCGTCGGCAACGACGAGCAGTACGCCGCAACGATGGCGCTGATCGCCAACCACATCGGCGTGCCGGCGCGGGTCGTGCTCGGCGCGGTCGTGCCCGCCGGCGGCCGGGTCACCGGCAAGGACGTCTCGGCCTGGGTCGAGCTGCGCGCCGCCGACGGGTCGTGGCGGACGCTGCCCACCGAGGCCTTCATGTCCACCACCCCGCCGGCCGACCAGGTGCCCGAGACCGACACGCCGATGTCCGGCACCGTCATCCCGCCGCCCAACCCGATCCCGCCGCCGTCCGACGCGGGCGAGCAGAGCGACGCCGACCTCAAGGAGCGCAAGGCCACGCGCAAGAAGAAGGCCGACGAGGAGGACGCCCTCATCCCCGGCCTCCCGGCGTGGGTCGGGCGGGTCGTGACCTATGTCGGGCTGCCGCTGCTCGCGATCGCGCTGCTGCTGGGCGCCGTCGTCGGGGTGAAGGCGCTGCGCCGGCACCGCCGCCGCAGCGCGGCCTCCCCGTCGGCCCGGTTCGTGGGTGCCTGGCGCGAGCTCGTCGACCACGCCCGCGACCTCGGGCAGCCGGTCCCGCTGGGGCCGACGGTCACCCGTCGTGAGCAGTCGGCCGGCATCGTCTCCGCGCAGGCAGCGGTCCTCGCCCGCCGGGCCGACGGCTTCGTCTTCGGTCCGAGCGCGCCCGAGGTCGCGGCGGCGACGACCTACTGGGAGTCCGTCGACGCCGAGCGCCGCGCCATGTCGCACGAGGTGACCCGGTGGCAGCGGCTGCGCGCCGCGGTCAGCCTCCGCTCGCTGCGGCGTACGACGTCGTCGCGCGACGGCGACGTCGGGGGTGCCGCACCGGGTCCGCCCCCCGCGCCCGGGCGTGTCACGGCGCTGGCCCGGCGGGTGCGCGGCCTCACTGATTGGCGTTCTCGCCGCACGCCTGACTAA
- the infA gene encoding translation initiation factor IF-1, whose amino-acid sequence MPKKEGVIEIEGTVVEALPNAMFRVELANGHKVLAHISGKMRQHYIRILPEDRVVVELSPYDLTRGRIVYRYK is encoded by the coding sequence ATGCCGAAGAAAGAAGGCGTGATCGAGATCGAGGGCACCGTCGTGGAGGCCCTTCCCAATGCCATGTTCCGCGTGGAGCTGGCCAACGGGCACAAGGTGCTCGCCCACATCAGCGGCAAGATGCGCCAGCACTACATCCGGATCCTCCCCGAGGACCGGGTCGTGGTGGAGCTCTCGCCCTACGACCTCACCCGGGGTCGGATCGTCTACCGCTACAAGTAA
- the rpmJ gene encoding 50S ribosomal protein L36, translating to MKVNPSVKPICDKCKVIRRHGRVMVICENPRHKQRQG from the coding sequence ATGAAGGTCAACCCGAGCGTCAAGCCCATCTGTGACAAGTGCAAGGTCATCCGCCGTCACGGCCGGGTCATGGTCATCTGCGAGAACCCGCGTCACAAGCAGCGCCAGGGCTGA
- the rpsM gene encoding 30S ribosomal protein S13, whose amino-acid sequence MARLVGVDLPRDKRIEVALTYIYGIGRTRAQQLLAATGVDPNARVHTLGDEELVKLRDEIEANFKIEGDLRREVQADIRRKIEIGSYQGRRHRMGLPVRGQRTKTNARTRKGPKRTVAGKKKAK is encoded by the coding sequence ATGGCACGCCTCGTTGGTGTTGACCTCCCGCGCGACAAGCGCATCGAGGTCGCTCTCACCTACATCTACGGCATCGGCCGTACCCGCGCCCAGCAGCTCCTGGCCGCCACCGGCGTCGACCCGAACGCCCGGGTCCACACGCTCGGTGACGAGGAGCTGGTCAAGCTTCGCGACGAGATCGAAGCCAACTTCAAGATCGAGGGTGACCTCCGGCGTGAGGTCCAGGCGGACATCCGCCGCAAGATCGAGATCGGCAGCTACCAGGGTCGCCGCCACCGCATGGGCCTCCCGGTCCGCGGTCAGCGCACCAAGACCAACGCGCGCACCCGCAAGGGTCCCAAGCGCACCGTCGCCGGCAAGAAGAAGGCGAAGTGA
- the rpsK gene encoding 30S ribosomal protein S11 — MPPKSRATKVRRKEKKNVAQGEAHIKSTFNNTIVTITDPTGAVISWASAGTVGFKGSRKSTPFAAQMAAEAAGRRAMDHGMKKIDVFVKGPGSGRETAIRSLGAIGLEVGTIQDVTPTPHNGCRPPKRRRV; from the coding sequence ATGCCTCCCAAGAGCCGCGCGACCAAGGTCCGCCGCAAGGAGAAGAAGAACGTCGCTCAGGGCGAAGCCCACATCAAGAGCACGTTCAACAACACCATCGTCACGATCACCGACCCGACCGGTGCGGTGATCTCGTGGGCCTCTGCCGGCACCGTCGGCTTCAAGGGCTCGCGCAAGTCCACCCCCTTCGCCGCCCAGATGGCTGCCGAGGCCGCCGGCCGTCGCGCCATGGACCACGGCATGAAGAAGATCGACGTCTTCGTCAAGGGCCCGGGCTCGGGTCGTGAGACCGCCATCCGGTCGCTGGGTGCCATCGGCCTCGAGGTCGGCACCATCCAGGACGTCACGCCCACCCCGCACAACGGATGCCGGCCGCCCAAGCGCCGCCGCGTCTGA
- the rpsD gene encoding 30S ribosomal protein S4: protein MARYTGPMTRKSRRLGVDLVGGDAAFEKRPYAPGQHGRGRIKESEYLLQLREKQKARFTYGVMEKQFVRYYKEASRRQGKTGDNLLQLLECRLDNVVYRAGFARTRRQARQLVVHGHFLVNGKKVDIPSYQVTDHDIIDVREKSLEATPLIVARETHGERVVPAWMEVIPSRMRILIHQVPVRAQIDVPVQEQLIVEFYSKK from the coding sequence ATGGCCCGCTACACCGGTCCCATGACCCGCAAGTCGCGCCGTCTCGGTGTCGACCTGGTCGGCGGCGACGCTGCCTTCGAGAAGCGTCCCTACGCGCCCGGCCAGCACGGCCGCGGCCGCATCAAGGAGTCCGAGTACCTGCTGCAGCTTCGTGAGAAGCAGAAGGCTCGCTTCACCTACGGCGTGATGGAGAAGCAGTTCGTCCGCTACTACAAGGAGGCCAGCCGTCGCCAGGGCAAGACCGGCGACAACCTCCTGCAGCTCCTCGAGTGCCGCCTCGACAACGTGGTCTACCGCGCCGGGTTCGCCCGGACGCGCCGTCAGGCCCGCCAGCTCGTCGTGCACGGCCACTTCCTGGTCAACGGCAAGAAGGTCGACATCCCGTCCTACCAGGTCACCGACCACGACATCATCGACGTGCGCGAGAAGTCGCTCGAGGCGACCCCGCTCATCGTCGCCCGCGAGACCCACGGCGAGCGCGTCGTCCCCGCGTGGATGGAGGTCATCCCGTCGCGGATGCGCATCCTCATCCACCAGGTCCCGGTCCGCGCGCAGATCGACGTGCCGGTCCAGGAGCAGCTGATCGTGGAGTTCTACTCCAAGAAGTGA
- a CDS encoding DNA-directed RNA polymerase subunit alpha: MLIAQRPTLTEETVDEFRSRFVIEPLEPGFGYTLGNSLRRTLLSSIPGASVTSIKVDSVLHEFSTIEGVTEDMTEIILNLKGIVVSSEHDEPVVMYLRKSGAGDVTAADITPPAGVEVHNPELKIATLSDKGKLEMELVVERGRGYVSAVQNKGADNEIGRMPVDSIYSPVLKVTYKVEATRVEQRTDFDKLVIDVETKPSIRPRDAIASAGKTLVELFGLARELNVEAEGIDIGPSPVDEQLAADLALPVEDLQLTVRSYNCLKREGIHTVGELISRSEQDLLDIRNFGAKSIDEVKAKLVEMGLSLKDSAPGFDPHAALAAYGDDDDDAFIEDEQL, from the coding sequence GTGCTTATCGCTCAGCGCCCGACCCTCACGGAAGAGACCGTCGACGAGTTCCGCTCGCGTTTCGTCATCGAGCCCCTCGAGCCCGGCTTCGGCTACACCCTCGGCAACTCGCTTCGTCGTACGCTCCTCAGCTCCATCCCGGGTGCCTCGGTCACCAGCATCAAGGTCGACTCCGTCCTCCACGAGTTCTCGACGATCGAGGGCGTCACCGAGGACATGACCGAGATCATCCTCAACCTCAAGGGCATCGTCGTCTCCTCCGAGCACGACGAGCCGGTCGTGATGTACCTGCGCAAGTCCGGCGCCGGTGACGTCACCGCCGCCGACATCACCCCGCCCGCCGGCGTCGAGGTGCACAACCCCGAGCTCAAGATCGCCACGCTGTCCGACAAGGGCAAGCTGGAGATGGAGCTCGTCGTCGAGCGCGGTCGCGGCTACGTCTCCGCCGTGCAGAACAAGGGCGCCGACAACGAGATCGGCCGCATGCCCGTCGACTCGATCTACAGCCCGGTGCTCAAGGTGACCTACAAGGTCGAGGCCACCCGTGTCGAGCAGCGCACCGACTTCGACAAGCTCGTCATCGACGTCGAGACCAAGCCGTCGATCCGTCCCCGCGACGCGATCGCCTCGGCCGGCAAGACCCTGGTGGAGCTCTTCGGCCTGGCCCGCGAGCTCAACGTCGAGGCCGAGGGCATCGACATCGGCCCGTCGCCGGTCGACGAGCAGCTCGCCGCCGACCTGGCCCTGCCGGTCGAGGACCTGCAGCTCACGGTCCGCAGCTACAACTGCCTCAAGCGCGAGGGCATCCACACCGTGGGTGAGCTCATCTCCCGCTCGGAGCAGGACCTGCTCGACATCCGCAACTTCGGTGCGAAGTCGATCGACGAGGTGAAGGCCAAGCTCGTCGAGATGGGTCTCTCGCTCAAGGACAGCGCGCCCGGCTTCGACCCGCACGCCGCCCTCGCCGCCTACGGCGACGACGACGACGATGCCTTCATCGAGGACGAGCAGCTCTGA